From a single Nostoc edaphicum CCNP1411 genomic region:
- a CDS encoding VOC family protein encodes MKLQLTHLRLLVSNYKDSFLFYRDLLKFDVDWGDEDSGYAEFNTGYLKLGLFKKELMAEVVPRIEQPSYVVNRDKIVLIFAVDNVDEVYEQVKTQNAIVVTEPQDRPDWGIRTAYFRDPDGNLIEIYNNLGIVS; translated from the coding sequence ATGAAGCTTCAGTTAACACACCTGAGACTGCTTGTCTCCAACTATAAAGATTCTTTTCTGTTCTACCGGGATCTGCTGAAATTTGATGTCGATTGGGGCGATGAAGATAGCGGATATGCTGAGTTTAATACCGGATATCTCAAGCTGGGTTTGTTCAAAAAAGAATTAATGGCTGAAGTAGTCCCAAGAATCGAACAACCTTCGTATGTTGTCAATCGAGATAAAATTGTCTTGATTTTCGCAGTCGATAACGTGGATGAGGTTTATGAGCAAGTAAAAACTCAGAATGCGATCGTTGTAACAGAACCACAAGATCGCCCAGACTGGGGAATCCGCACAGCTTATTTTCGCGATCCTGATGGCAATCTCATTGAAATATACAACAATCTAGGAATTGTTAGTTAA
- a CDS encoding tRNA-(ms[2]io[6]A)-hydroxylase produces the protein MLTQLSTINALKQPTTSAWVEQAIANLDIILLDHSHCERKAAGVALNMMFRYPSNTKMVRELTAIAREELEHFELVNQWLERRNIPLAPLPPPPYGAGLKAQVRPKEPERFLDSLLVTGLIEARSHERLGLLAAHCPEPELAKFYRGLMASEARHYGIYWVLAATYFDREIVMQRLDELAIVESELLATLHPEPRIHS, from the coding sequence GTGCTTACTCAATTATCGACTATCAATGCCCTAAAACAGCCCACAACCTCTGCTTGGGTTGAACAAGCGATCGCTAACTTAGACATCATCTTACTCGACCACTCCCACTGTGAACGCAAAGCAGCGGGCGTGGCCTTAAACATGATGTTTCGTTACCCTTCCAATACTAAGATGGTACGGGAACTAACTGCGATCGCCCGCGAAGAACTAGAACACTTTGAGCTAGTTAACCAATGGTTAGAACGCCGGAATATTCCCCTAGCTCCCTTACCACCGCCTCCCTACGGCGCAGGTTTAAAAGCTCAAGTCCGCCCCAAAGAACCTGAGCGATTTCTGGATTCCTTACTAGTAACTGGTTTAATAGAAGCTCGCTCTCACGAACGCCTGGGATTATTAGCTGCTCACTGTCCAGAGCCAGAGTTAGCAAAATTTTATCGTGGGCTAATGGCATCCGAAGCGCGACACTACGGTATATATTGGGTTTTAGCTGCTACTTATTTCGACCGAGAAATTGTCATGCAACGGCTTGATGAATTGGCAATTGTCGAAAGCGAGTTGCTGGCGACTTTGCATCCAGAACCTAGAATTCACAGTTAG